The Thiosulfativibrio zosterae genome has a window encoding:
- a CDS encoding DUF927 domain-containing protein codes for MSAKQSKQVLPKVTPITKAKSTELPEGFFYGETGLNYLDPNSDSASPVWICSRLEVTASTRDSQNKNWGRVLEFKDIEGHAKKWVMPMELLAGRGELLHSTLLNMGLNLSTSYKAKNLLSEFINKSKGHKIAVCVDRVGWFDGCYVLPDRTLGDTKGKEILLQTAHPDSLGFNQQGTLEQWRDEVARFAVNNSRLAFAISASLTAPFISLLGIEGGGFHFRGESSQGKTIALYVAGSVWGDHSRKKMWRATTNGLEQTAFLHNDGILLLDEMGEMNGRDIGNAVYMLANGQAKQRMTESTPKQWRLLFLSTGEIDLKTAMLEAGNIIKAGQEVRLIDLEAVSGEYGVFNVLIDSFNCSKDQAEHLEAVTKDYYGQAGLAMLEKFIANKSYALNYMEEIKTNFIKNNTPKDANNQVKRVLNRFAIVAAGGELASHFDITGWQFGEAYQAAKICFKSWLSNMGNVMHSQEHHQAIERIKGFIEQHGESRFTVIQASEQTPLNSFSAPPVFNRVGYKKLEDSGMTYYFLPTVFKNEVCKGLSVKTVKTALRIAGFLIIGSDGKDILKRVPDHSNPLRLVAVSEQILQ; via the coding sequence ATGAGTGCAAAACAATCAAAGCAAGTGTTACCGAAAGTCACCCCTATTACCAAAGCCAAAAGCACCGAATTGCCAGAGGGATTTTTTTATGGTGAAACAGGCTTGAACTACCTAGATCCAAACAGCGACAGCGCAAGCCCAGTGTGGATTTGTTCAAGGCTAGAAGTAACAGCCTCTACCCGTGACAGTCAAAATAAAAACTGGGGGCGAGTATTGGAGTTTAAAGACATTGAAGGGCACGCTAAGAAGTGGGTAATGCCAATGGAACTACTTGCAGGGCGTGGGGAATTGTTGCATTCAACTCTTCTTAATATGGGCTTGAACCTTTCAACCAGCTACAAGGCTAAAAACTTATTGAGTGAGTTCATCAACAAAAGCAAAGGGCACAAAATAGCAGTGTGTGTTGACCGTGTTGGATGGTTTGATGGTTGTTATGTGTTACCTGACCGAACGCTAGGCGATACCAAAGGCAAAGAGATATTACTGCAAACCGCACACCCTGACAGCTTAGGCTTTAACCAGCAAGGGACGCTTGAGCAATGGCGTGATGAAGTGGCACGCTTTGCAGTAAACAACAGCCGTTTAGCTTTTGCCATTAGCGCAAGCCTAACCGCGCCATTTATCAGCTTGCTAGGTATTGAGGGGGGAGGTTTTCACTTTAGAGGTGAGTCCAGTCAAGGCAAAACCATTGCGCTTTATGTGGCTGGCAGCGTGTGGGGTGACCACAGCAGAAAGAAAATGTGGCGTGCCACCACCAACGGCTTAGAACAAACCGCATTCCTGCACAATGACGGCATTTTATTACTCGATGAAATGGGAGAGATGAACGGGCGTGATATTGGCAATGCCGTTTATATGTTGGCAAACGGGCAAGCCAAACAACGCATGACCGAAAGCACCCCTAAGCAATGGCGTTTACTGTTTCTATCCACTGGTGAGATTGACCTAAAAACAGCCATGCTAGAAGCGGGTAATATCATCAAAGCAGGGCAAGAAGTCAGACTGATTGATTTAGAAGCGGTCAGCGGTGAATATGGAGTTTTTAATGTGTTGATTGACAGCTTTAATTGCTCAAAAGACCAAGCCGAACACCTAGAAGCCGTGACTAAAGATTATTACGGGCAAGCGGGTTTGGCCATGCTTGAGAAGTTTATCGCCAATAAGTCATACGCCTTAAATTACATGGAGGAAATAAAGACCAACTTTATTAAAAACAACACCCCAAAAGATGCCAACAACCAAGTAAAACGAGTTTTGAACCGCTTTGCCATTGTTGCCGCAGGGGGCGAGTTAGCCAGTCACTTTGATATAACAGGCTGGCAATTTGGGGAAGCCTACCAAGCCGCTAAAATCTGCTTTAAGAGTTGGTTAAGTAATATGGGGAATGTAATGCACTCACAAGAACACCATCAAGCCATAGAACGCATTAAGGGATTCATAGAACAACATGGAGAGAGTCGATTTACCGTTATACAAGCATCAGAGCAAACGCCATTAAATAGTTTTAGTGCACCCCCAGTGTTTAATCGTGTGGGTTATAAAAAACTAGAGGACAGCGGAATGACTTACTACTTCTTGCCAACGGTATTTAAAAATGAGGTTTGCAAAGGCTTGAGTGTGAAGACGGTTAAGACCGCTTTAAGGATTGCAGGATTTTTAATAATTGGGTCAGATGGAAAGGACATTTTAAAACGAGTACCCGACCATTCAAACCCACTTAGATTGGTTGCAGTGAGTGAGCAAATACTCCAATAA
- a CDS encoding PriCT-2 domain-containing protein, whose amino-acid sequence MKSISHQAHQPIDRNILSGMLSYLAADCEREQWVRVLMAIKSEFGDTAKELAREWSATATNYKPKDFAYTWKSIKPKGAVSIATLVRLAVENGYKFAPMTDADKKRLAYESQQRKEQQIKAQAEEMQRLDNQYKRVSEQAYQILKHATPALDNHPYLIRKGIASHGVLFGSVMTYQNALIVPMYGSDGAMAGEVQTLQFIQPDGTKRFLAGGKKTGGYYPIQWIDGAPIVICEGFATGATLAEHYTPFSSVVCAFDAGNLLPVAKAFKRHYPMTQIIIAGDNDHLDKESNPTAFNTGRFKAIEAAKAIDALISIPEFDPLEVGSDWNDRYHLDQQNQVLEDYEQTLLEGDA is encoded by the coding sequence ATGAAAAGCATTAGCCACCAAGCACACCAGCCAATTGATCGAAACATTTTAAGCGGTATGCTCAGTTATCTAGCTGCTGATTGTGAGCGTGAGCAATGGGTAAGGGTTTTAATGGCGATTAAGTCAGAGTTTGGCGATACCGCTAAAGAATTGGCAAGAGAATGGAGTGCCACCGCTACAAACTACAAACCTAAAGACTTTGCCTACACATGGAAAAGCATTAAGCCAAAAGGAGCGGTTAGCATTGCCACATTGGTTAGGCTGGCAGTAGAGAACGGTTACAAATTTGCACCCATGACGGATGCAGACAAAAAGCGTTTGGCCTATGAAAGCCAACAGCGCAAAGAGCAGCAGATCAAAGCGCAAGCTGAGGAAATGCAACGACTCGACAATCAATATAAACGGGTAAGTGAACAGGCATATCAAATCTTAAAGCACGCTACCCCAGCCCTTGATAATCACCCTTATTTAATCCGCAAGGGCATAGCGTCACATGGGGTTCTATTTGGCAGTGTAATGACTTACCAAAACGCCCTGATTGTACCCATGTATGGCAGCGATGGCGCAATGGCTGGAGAAGTACAAACCTTGCAGTTTATCCAACCTGACGGCACTAAACGCTTCTTAGCAGGCGGTAAAAAGACAGGCGGCTATTATCCGATCCAGTGGATTGATGGAGCGCCTATTGTGATTTGTGAGGGTTTTGCCACAGGTGCAACGCTTGCAGAGCATTACACGCCATTTAGTAGTGTGGTGTGTGCGTTTGATGCTGGCAATCTATTACCAGTGGCCAAAGCTTTTAAACGACATTACCCCATGACTCAAATCATTATTGCGGGAGATAACGACCACCTAGACAAAGAAAGTAACCCAACCGCTTTTAACACTGGTAGGTTTAAAGCCATAGAAGCGGCCAAAGCCATTGATGCCCTAATTAGCATTCCTGAGTTTGATCCGCTGGAAGTTGGCAGTGATTGGAATGACCGTTACCACCTTGATCAACAAAACCAAGTCCTAGAAGATTATGAGCAAACTTTATTGGAGGGTGATGCATGA